The following are from one region of the Sulfurimicrobium lacus genome:
- a CDS encoding 3',5'-cyclic-nucleotide phosphodiesterase, translating into MQVKILGCSGGIGGARRTMSLLVDDEIAIDAGSGLGDLALEQMARIDHVFLTHTHLDHTGFLPLLADAAAYLRQRPLEVHAQAQTIAALREHMLNGILWPDYSVKPSRENPYLRFHPLTVGQAVALGERRITALPALHAVPGVGYRIDSGAASFVYSGDTTLCPAFWEALNAIDNLACLMIEATFLNANRHVAAESGHMTAELLAQGLATLRRPVQLLIAHMESGREQESMAEVLAAAEKWQPRAVLQGETFVL; encoded by the coding sequence ATGCAGGTCAAAATTCTCGGCTGCAGCGGCGGCATCGGGGGCGCCAGGCGCACCATGTCGCTGCTGGTGGATGATGAAATCGCCATCGACGCGGGTTCCGGGCTGGGGGACCTGGCGCTGGAACAGATGGCGCGCATCGACCATGTATTTCTCACCCACACCCATCTCGACCACACCGGTTTCCTGCCCCTGCTGGCGGATGCGGCCGCCTACCTGCGCCAGCGGCCGCTAGAGGTCCACGCCCAGGCACAGACCATCGCGGCACTGCGCGAGCACATGCTGAACGGAATACTGTGGCCGGACTACAGCGTAAAACCCAGCCGCGAAAACCCTTACCTGCGTTTCCATCCCCTGACGGTGGGGCAAGCCGTTGCGCTGGGCGAACGCCGCATCACCGCGCTGCCGGCCCTGCACGCGGTGCCCGGGGTGGGCTACCGCATCGACAGCGGCGCCGCGAGCTTCGTTTACAGCGGCGACACCACCTTATGCCCCGCGTTCTGGGAAGCGCTCAACGCCATCGATAACCTGGCCTGCCTGATGATCGAAGCCACATTCCTCAACGCCAATCGGCACGTGGCCGCTGAATCGGGGCACATGACGGCGGAGCTGCTCGCCCAAGGGCTGGCGACCCTGCGCCGGCCGGTGCAACTGCTGATCGCCCACATGGAATCGGGGCGCGAGCAGGAGAGCATGGCCGAAGTGCTGGCAGCGGCGGAAAAATGGCAGCCGCGGGCGGTGCTGCAGGGCGAAACATTCGTACTCTGA
- a CDS encoding Lrp/AsnC family transcriptional regulator produces MNDLDQKILTMLIDDGRLSFADIARDLGISRVHARDRVQRLIADGIIEKFTVIVNPEKIGNTVSAFFDVEVDPQGIELVAEDLARQPEVRSLYIMSDMMSLHIHTLTEDNKALEDFARRNLLSRRHVVKVNCKMLLTRVKNRRGGTRI; encoded by the coding sequence ATGAACGACCTGGATCAGAAAATCCTCACCATGCTGATCGACGACGGGCGCTTAAGCTTCGCCGACATCGCGCGCGATCTGGGTATTTCGAGAGTGCATGCCCGCGACCGGGTGCAGCGCCTTATCGCCGATGGCATTATCGAGAAATTCACCGTTATTGTGAATCCGGAGAAGATCGGCAACACCGTGTCGGCGTTTTTTGACGTCGAAGTGGATCCGCAGGGCATCGAGCTGGTGGCGGAAGATCTCGCGCGCCAGCCGGAGGTTCGCAGTCTCTACATCATGAGCGACATGATGAGCCTGCATATCCATACCCTTACCGAGGACAACAAGGCGCTTGAGGATTTCGCACGCCGCAACCTGCTCTCGCGCCGACATGTGGTGAAAGTCAACTGCAAGATGCTGCTTACCCGAGTGAAAAACCGGAGAGGCGGGACGCGTATCTAG
- a CDS encoding sulfite exporter TauE/SafE family protein, which produces MIEIFSFLALGLAAGLLAGMLGIGGGVVVVPVLIWLFHRDGLSEQIIPHLAIGTSLAAIVFTSLSAIRAQHKRRAIDWQIVRLLAPATLLGGFVSGYLAGFIPAEILKTTFAAFLFLVGIQFILDWKPATHWRLPGRGGLWGAGLGIGSLSALLGIGGGNITVPFLHACNLDIKRAIAISTALGFPIALFGAAGFVLSGWGNAALPAGTVGYVSLPALGAISATAILVAPLGVRLAHDLPVKKLKRVFGLLVLAISTTMLWSIYF; this is translated from the coding sequence ATGATCGAGATTTTTTCTTTTCTTGCACTGGGGCTGGCAGCCGGCTTGCTCGCCGGCATGCTGGGCATCGGTGGCGGTGTGGTGGTCGTACCCGTCCTGATCTGGTTGTTCCACCGAGACGGGCTCAGCGAGCAGATTATCCCCCACCTGGCCATCGGCACCTCGCTGGCCGCTATCGTGTTTACCTCGCTATCAGCCATTCGCGCGCAGCACAAGCGACGTGCAATTGACTGGCAGATAGTGCGCCTGCTCGCCCCCGCTACACTGCTGGGCGGATTCGTGAGCGGCTACCTGGCGGGCTTTATCCCGGCAGAAATCCTCAAAACCACGTTTGCCGCTTTTCTGTTCCTGGTGGGCATCCAGTTCATCCTGGACTGGAAGCCGGCAACCCACTGGCGCCTTCCGGGACGTGGTGGGCTGTGGGGCGCCGGGCTCGGCATTGGCTCGCTCTCCGCGCTGCTCGGCATCGGGGGGGGCAATATTACCGTGCCCTTCCTGCATGCCTGCAACCTGGATATCAAGCGCGCCATTGCCATCTCCACTGCGCTGGGGTTCCCTATCGCGCTGTTCGGCGCCGCCGGATTCGTGCTCTCCGGTTGGGGCAACGCGGCGCTGCCCGCCGGCACCGTGGGCTACGTTTCTCTACCGGCGCTCGGCGCTATCTCCGCGACCGCCATTCTGGTGGCACCCTTGGGCGTGCGGCTCGCTCACGACCTGCCGGTGAAGAAGCTCAAGCGAGTATTCGGCTTGCTGGTATTGGCGATATCCACGACCATGCTGTGGAGCATCTATTTCTAG
- the ggt gene encoding gamma-glutamyltransferase, translated as MSRFAASSQGVVTSPHYLATAAGKAVLEAGGNAIEAALAVGSALCVVYPHMNSLGGDSFWLLSDGAGNLTGLDGAGPAGLRYSREFYAGQGISAMPVRGPHAANTVAGLVAVWGAAHAASQQRWGGKFSWPELLDRARAYAEEGFACSASQGEFLAQKWSELGDFAGLAEHYAPGGHPPPSGSNFQQPHLAASLRLLQRDGADSFYRGELGRRIAHGLAQAGSLLGTDDLAGFHCKEVTPITVPYRNGLAANMPPPTQGVASLLILGILNRFDLSRYDHRSADYVHLVVEATKAAFRLRDRHVADPDRIPVPVAELLASAHLDRLASELDLSRATPWGPGVGPADTVWFGVMDARGRAVSAIQSLYHEYGSGIVAGDTGILWQNRGASFSLHPEHVNTLEPGKRPFHTLNPAMYLEHGRPRLVYGTMGGDGQPQTQAAVATRALDYALPLSEVLDSPRWLLGRTWGNASVSLKLESRFAPEVFDELARRGHEVERVEDYAQMMGHAGVIRATGNGHMEAAADPRSDGSAAGI; from the coding sequence ATGAGCCGCTTTGCTGCGTCGTCGCAAGGCGTGGTGACCTCGCCCCACTATCTGGCCACCGCCGCCGGCAAAGCCGTGCTTGAAGCAGGCGGCAATGCTATTGAAGCGGCACTCGCCGTCGGAAGCGCCCTGTGCGTGGTTTACCCGCACATGAACAGCCTCGGCGGCGACAGCTTCTGGCTGCTGAGCGACGGAGCCGGAAACCTCACTGGCCTGGACGGCGCCGGCCCGGCGGGGCTACGCTACAGCCGCGAGTTCTACGCTGGCCAGGGCATCTCCGCCATGCCGGTACGCGGGCCGCATGCCGCCAACACCGTGGCCGGCCTGGTCGCCGTCTGGGGCGCGGCTCACGCCGCCAGCCAGCAGCGTTGGGGCGGGAAATTTTCCTGGCCCGAGCTGCTCGACCGCGCCCGCGCCTATGCCGAGGAGGGCTTTGCATGCAGTGCCAGCCAGGGAGAATTTCTCGCGCAGAAGTGGTCGGAGCTCGGCGATTTCGCAGGGCTGGCAGAACACTATGCCCCCGGTGGGCACCCGCCGCCATCGGGCAGCAATTTCCAGCAGCCGCATCTCGCCGCGTCCCTGCGCCTGCTCCAGCGCGACGGTGCCGATAGCTTCTATCGCGGCGAACTGGGTCGCCGCATCGCCCACGGGTTGGCGCAAGCCGGCAGCTTGCTGGGAACCGATGACCTTGCCGGCTTCCACTGCAAGGAGGTGACCCCGATCACCGTGCCCTATCGGAATGGCCTGGCGGCCAATATGCCGCCTCCCACGCAGGGTGTTGCCTCGTTGCTTATCCTGGGTATCCTGAATCGCTTCGATCTGTCCCGCTATGACCATCGGTCAGCCGACTACGTGCACCTCGTGGTGGAGGCGACCAAGGCGGCGTTCCGCCTGCGCGACCGTCATGTCGCCGACCCGGATCGCATTCCCGTCCCGGTCGCTGAACTGCTTGCCTCCGCGCACCTCGATCGCCTTGCCAGTGAGCTCGATTTGTCCAGGGCCACGCCCTGGGGGCCGGGCGTGGGGCCGGCCGATACCGTGTGGTTTGGTGTCATGGATGCTCGCGGGCGGGCGGTAAGCGCGATCCAGAGCCTGTATCACGAGTACGGCAGCGGTATCGTCGCAGGCGATACCGGCATTCTGTGGCAGAACCGGGGCGCCTCGTTTTCGCTGCATCCCGAACACGTCAACACGCTCGAACCGGGCAAGCGGCCCTTCCATACGCTCAACCCCGCCATGTACCTGGAGCACGGTCGACCCAGATTGGTCTACGGCACCATGGGCGGCGATGGCCAGCCCCAGACCCAGGCCGCAGTCGCCACGCGTGCCCTCGATTACGCACTGCCGCTGTCCGAGGTGCTGGACAGCCCGCGCTGGCTGCTCGGTAGAACCTGGGGCAATGCCTCTGTCTCGCTCAAGCTGGAATCGCGTTTCGCGCCCGAGGTATTCGATGAGTTGGCGCGGCGCGGCCACGAGGTGGAACGGGTGGAAGACTACGCCCAGATGATGGGCCATGCAGGCGTGATCCGCGCGACCGGCAACGGCCATATGGAGGCGGCCGCCGATCCCCGAAGCGATGGGTCAGCCGCCGGAATTTGA
- a CDS encoding oligopeptide/dipeptide ABC transporter ATP-binding protein — MEETIFSVLDVERTYELRGNDWLRRTTRHLKALDGVRLELRRGDTLALVGESGSGKSTLIRVMLGLEPATDGRVLYDQRPLEQFSADEKQRFGREVAFIYQNARGSMNPRMRIADILAEPIRLHQLRPEQNIPERVGDLLRRVGLPNSVQERFPNELSGGQIRRVAIARALASEPKVIMADESVAGLDVSVQAQVLNLLRDLCRESGITLVFITHDLGVASYLCERIAVLYLGRIVEQGPTDAILSTPMHPYTRSLMQAFPKFDSPLVASLRGEIPSPVNLPKGCRFAGRCAEAQDACRATDPVLTAHTAERQVACLFPLEVQP, encoded by the coding sequence ATGGAAGAAACCATTTTCTCCGTGCTTGATGTCGAGCGAACCTACGAACTGCGCGGCAATGACTGGCTGCGCCGCACTACCCGGCACCTGAAGGCGCTCGACGGCGTGCGCCTGGAGTTGCGCCGGGGCGACACCCTCGCCCTCGTGGGCGAAAGCGGCTCAGGCAAATCCACCCTGATCCGCGTCATGCTCGGCCTTGAACCCGCCACCGACGGCCGCGTCCTCTACGACCAGCGTCCCCTGGAGCAATTCAGCGCCGACGAGAAGCAACGCTTCGGCCGCGAGGTCGCGTTTATCTATCAGAATGCCCGCGGCTCGATGAATCCGCGGATGCGCATTGCGGACATTCTGGCCGAACCTATCCGCCTGCATCAGCTGCGCCCGGAACAGAACATTCCCGAGCGCGTGGGCGATCTGCTTCGCCGTGTCGGTCTGCCGAACAGCGTTCAGGAGCGCTTTCCCAACGAACTGTCTGGCGGCCAGATTCGCCGCGTCGCGATCGCGCGTGCCTTGGCTTCGGAACCCAAAGTCATCATGGCCGACGAATCCGTGGCCGGGCTCGATGTCTCGGTGCAGGCCCAGGTGCTGAATCTGTTGCGCGATCTGTGCCGGGAATCGGGCATCACCCTCGTGTTCATCACCCACGATCTGGGCGTGGCCAGCTACCTGTGCGAGCGGATCGCGGTGCTCTACCTGGGGCGTATCGTCGAGCAGGGTCCGACCGACGCGATCCTGAGCACCCCCATGCATCCATACACGCGCAGCCTGATGCAGGCGTTTCCCAAATTCGATTCGCCACTCGTGGCGTCGCTGCGTGGCGAGATTCCGAGCCCGGTCAATTTGCCCAAGGGCTGCCGCTTCGCAGGACGTTGTGCGGAAGCGCAGGACGCCTGCCGCGCGACCGACCCGGTGCTCACCGCGCACACAGCGGAGCGGCAAGTGGCCTGCCTGTTCCCGCTGGAGGTGCAGCCATGA
- a CDS encoding ABC transporter ATP-binding protein, whose translation MMPHAVALAPRSSENVAVQPDEEVLLDIREFTLRRGNAVVLDGVNLTLRRGETLGLIGESGAGKSTLAMAIIGLLRPPEVEVAGALRFCGTELTSLREAEYRRLRGNKIGLIFQDATVALNPCYTVGEHIAEPLKRHLGLSKYDRRERAVELMQSVGIPEPRLRLEAYPHELSGGMQQRVMIAIALACNPQLLLADEPTSALDVTIQAQIMELILDRVRALNSSVVFVLHDLALGAQVCDRIAVMYAGQIVEEGPSEHVLARPLHPYTQGLKSCVVELGSKALEPIPGHIPSLDAMPAGCRFAPRCPKAQAVCGEHRPTLEKRDGRLVACWFID comes from the coding sequence ATGATGCCCCACGCTGTTGCCCTGGCCCCCCGGTCCTCTGAAAACGTTGCTGTGCAGCCTGACGAGGAAGTGCTGCTGGATATACGGGAGTTCACCCTGCGTCGCGGCAACGCGGTCGTGCTCGATGGGGTTAACCTCACCCTGCGCCGTGGCGAGACTTTGGGCCTGATCGGCGAATCCGGCGCCGGGAAGTCCACCCTGGCGATGGCCATCATCGGTCTGTTGCGTCCGCCTGAAGTGGAAGTCGCTGGTGCATTGCGCTTCTGCGGCACGGAACTGACCAGCCTGAGGGAGGCCGAATATCGCCGGCTGCGCGGCAACAAGATCGGCCTGATTTTCCAGGATGCCACGGTCGCGCTCAATCCCTGCTACACGGTAGGCGAGCATATCGCCGAGCCGCTCAAGCGCCATCTCGGGTTGTCGAAGTACGATCGCCGCGAACGGGCCGTGGAGTTGATGCAAAGCGTCGGCATCCCGGAGCCCCGCCTGCGCCTGGAGGCGTATCCGCACGAGCTGTCCGGCGGCATGCAGCAGCGGGTCATGATCGCCATTGCGCTCGCCTGCAACCCGCAATTGCTGCTCGCCGACGAACCCACCAGTGCGCTGGATGTCACTATCCAGGCGCAGATCATGGAACTCATTCTGGACCGGGTGCGGGCGCTGAACTCCAGTGTGGTTTTCGTGCTTCATGATCTCGCGCTGGGCGCCCAGGTCTGTGATCGTATCGCGGTCATGTACGCCGGCCAGATCGTCGAGGAGGGGCCGAGCGAGCACGTGCTCGCCCGGCCGCTGCATCCCTATACCCAAGGTCTCAAGTCCTGTGTTGTCGAACTGGGGAGCAAGGCGCTCGAACCCATTCCCGGCCACATTCCATCCCTGGACGCGATGCCCGCCGGCTGCCGTTTTGCGCCGCGCTGCCCCAAGGCGCAAGCGGTCTGCGGCGAACACCGCCCCACACTTGAAAAGCGGGATGGCCGCCTGGTCGCCTGCTGGTTTATTGATTAG
- a CDS encoding ABC transporter permease, producing the protein MNETFELFSSQGSRWKQRFLKPLVGQRTAMIGLAITLAYVLAALLAPWLATHDPTAQDLAATLQGPSGAHWLGTDSYGQDLYSRLLYGAQLALIIGFASVAIGLIAGVAIGLAAGLMGGRTEWVLMRIVDGLLAFPELILAMAFMAVLGLGTENVVYALALSFVGPFARMTRGDVLQVKNQPYIEAARLMGVPTVAIIWRHVLPNVVSPILVQAGMRISIAILLESGLSFLGIGVVPPTPDWGLMIAEGRAFITMAPWVSGVPGVALAILLVALNLLGDGLRDAFDPNTQKDS; encoded by the coding sequence ATGAACGAGACCTTCGAGCTTTTCTCCTCCCAGGGATCGCGATGGAAGCAGCGCTTCCTGAAACCCCTGGTGGGGCAACGCACCGCCATGATCGGCCTTGCCATCACTTTGGCTTACGTGCTGGCGGCGTTGCTGGCGCCCTGGCTGGCTACCCATGACCCGACTGCACAGGATCTTGCGGCTACGCTGCAGGGGCCGAGTGGGGCGCATTGGCTGGGCACGGATTCCTATGGGCAGGATCTCTATTCCCGCCTGCTCTACGGCGCGCAGCTGGCGCTGATTATCGGTTTTGCGTCGGTTGCCATCGGGCTGATCGCAGGGGTGGCGATCGGACTGGCGGCCGGACTCATGGGCGGCCGCACGGAATGGGTGCTCATGCGCATCGTCGACGGCCTGCTGGCATTTCCGGAGCTGATTTTGGCCATGGCATTCATGGCCGTGCTTGGCCTGGGAACGGAGAATGTGGTCTACGCCCTGGCCCTCTCTTTTGTCGGGCCCTTTGCGCGCATGACCCGTGGCGATGTATTGCAGGTAAAGAATCAGCCTTACATCGAAGCCGCTCGTCTGATGGGTGTTCCCACCGTGGCTATTATCTGGCGGCACGTTTTGCCCAATGTGGTTTCCCCCATCCTGGTGCAGGCGGGGATGCGTATCAGCATCGCCATCCTGCTGGAGTCGGGGCTTTCATTTCTGGGTATCGGAGTTGTTCCACCCACGCCGGACTGGGGCCTGATGATTGCCGAGGGCCGCGCCTTCATAACCATGGCGCCCTGGGTCTCCGGCGTTCCGGGGGTGGCACTGGCGATCCTGCTGGTGGCCCTGAACCTGCTGGGTGACGGCCTGCGCGACGCTTTCGACCCCAACACCCAAAAGGATTCCTAG
- a CDS encoding ABC transporter permease, giving the protein MLYSATTKLLQTLLVLLIVSVASFAFLKLAPGDPVSIMLGSDYSKESYDQLSSELGLNQPVFIQYGKWLADFVRGDWGTSYITNQNIFELTVMQALPVTLTLALLSLLVALLVGIPTGVMAAIYRNTWVDVAATSLAIGGNAFPSFYLGIILIWVFGVDLGWFPVLGFVAPWEDFRQGLWHLALPAITLGAWYVGLVARITRSSLLEVLGQPYILAAKARGEPAWRVVWVHGMRNVLMPLVTVIGLQLGGMLRGAVMTEVVFALPGLGMMITTAVLNREYIVVQAGIMLTGLLFVTVNLAVDQTYQFLDPRLRRR; this is encoded by the coding sequence ATGCTGTACTCCGCCACCACCAAGCTGCTCCAGACCCTGCTGGTGCTGTTGATCGTCTCGGTGGCCAGCTTCGCTTTCCTGAAGCTGGCGCCGGGCGATCCGGTGAGCATCATGCTCGGCTCGGATTACTCCAAGGAATCCTACGACCAGCTCAGCAGCGAACTGGGTCTGAATCAGCCCGTCTTCATCCAGTATGGAAAATGGCTGGCCGACTTTGTGCGGGGTGATTGGGGGACCTCCTACATCACCAATCAGAACATCTTCGAACTGACCGTGATGCAGGCGTTGCCCGTTACGCTGACACTGGCCTTATTGTCGCTCCTGGTGGCGCTCCTGGTGGGCATCCCCACCGGGGTGATGGCGGCAATTTACCGCAACACCTGGGTAGATGTGGCAGCCACTTCGCTCGCCATCGGCGGCAATGCCTTTCCCAGCTTTTACCTGGGCATCATCCTGATCTGGGTGTTCGGGGTGGACTTGGGCTGGTTCCCCGTCTTGGGCTTTGTTGCACCCTGGGAAGACTTCCGGCAGGGACTCTGGCATCTGGCGCTGCCTGCCATTACCCTGGGCGCATGGTATGTGGGCCTCGTCGCTCGCATCACCCGTTCCAGCTTGCTGGAAGTGCTCGGCCAGCCCTACATCCTGGCTGCCAAGGCGCGCGGCGAGCCGGCCTGGCGCGTGGTGTGGGTGCATGGCATGCGCAACGTGCTGATGCCTCTGGTCACCGTAATCGGCTTGCAACTGGGCGGGATGCTGCGTGGCGCCGTCATGACCGAGGTGGTGTTCGCCCTGCCGGGCCTCGGCATGATGATTACGACAGCAGTCCTCAACCGTGAATACATTGTCGTCCAGGCCGGCATCATGCTCACCGGTCTCCTGTTCGTCACGGTCAACCTCGCTGTCGACCAGACTTATCAATTTCTCGACCCCCGTCTGCGGAGACGCTAA
- a CDS encoding ABC transporter substrate-binding protein yields the protein MSELDHKDKLANVLSASINRRGFMKLIGAGAGLAAGSGLMGGPLMQSAHAAAAPKKGGIIKLAWIDAVDTLDPHFTSSLGSVKILNNVFNGLLKVSYDGKKVSFVPDLAEKWEMPDDKTHVFKLRKGVKFHNGDPCDAAAVKWSLERVKDPAVGSPHAWKFETLAGIDIVDDTTIRMRFSKPYAFLPVALTGSTGRAGTIVSKRAVEQYGKAFGRNPVGTGPFKFAGWRENESITLERNPDYFEPGLPYLDGVQILLIKEPTAAVAAMMAGQVDGMSLSPFQFIPQLKSNPNLKVYGEVEGNYSFVGMNNRRAPFDDPMLRKAVAFAIDRQAIVKQGYFGEAIPAYGPISPPMNGFYDPNMAKTGRGQFLDLKKAMEYRKRSKYQGELNPVYIVSQGFTGSGGSGTRNSQLILPMLEKIGIKPKIELLDRAVWTKRRNGGDFDMYDEAWIADLDPDETIYPEWHSGKPWNFVGYSNPEFDKLISDAQDTLNQATRKKLYDKAEDILMADAPLAVLAHMKVFKILGKRVQGFQYIPVDLMNLHSVWLS from the coding sequence ATGTCTGAACTGGATCACAAGGACAAACTGGCCAACGTTCTCTCTGCCAGCATCAATCGCCGCGGCTTCATGAAACTGATTGGAGCAGGAGCTGGTCTGGCTGCAGGTAGCGGACTAATGGGCGGCCCACTGATGCAAAGCGCGCATGCCGCTGCTGCGCCCAAAAAAGGCGGCATCATCAAGCTCGCCTGGATTGACGCAGTGGACACGCTGGACCCGCATTTCACGTCTTCCCTGGGGTCGGTCAAGATTCTCAACAATGTCTTTAATGGCTTGCTGAAAGTGTCCTATGACGGCAAGAAGGTTTCATTCGTGCCCGACCTGGCTGAAAAATGGGAAATGCCGGATGACAAGACGCACGTCTTCAAGCTGCGCAAGGGCGTAAAGTTCCACAATGGCGATCCGTGCGACGCCGCCGCAGTAAAATGGAGCCTGGAGCGGGTCAAGGATCCAGCCGTCGGTTCGCCCCACGCCTGGAAGTTCGAAACCCTCGCGGGCATCGACATCGTGGATGACACCACGATCCGCATGCGCTTTTCCAAGCCCTATGCTTTCCTCCCGGTGGCCTTGACCGGCAGCACCGGCCGCGCCGGTACCATCGTCAGCAAGCGCGCGGTGGAACAGTACGGCAAGGCCTTTGGCCGCAACCCCGTAGGCACCGGCCCATTCAAATTTGCTGGTTGGCGCGAGAACGAGTCCATCACCCTGGAACGCAACCCGGACTATTTCGAGCCGGGTCTGCCTTATCTCGACGGCGTGCAGATCCTGTTGATCAAGGAACCCACCGCCGCAGTGGCAGCCATGATGGCGGGCCAGGTGGACGGCATGAGCCTATCGCCGTTCCAGTTCATTCCGCAACTGAAGTCCAACCCCAATCTCAAGGTCTATGGCGAGGTGGAGGGCAACTACAGCTTCGTCGGCATGAACAACCGTCGCGCTCCCTTTGATGACCCCATGCTGCGCAAGGCCGTGGCCTTCGCTATCGATCGCCAGGCTATCGTCAAACAGGGCTATTTCGGCGAGGCCATCCCCGCCTACGGCCCCATCTCTCCGCCCATGAACGGCTTCTACGACCCAAATATGGCCAAGACCGGGCGCGGCCAGTTTCTGGACCTGAAAAAAGCCATGGAATATCGCAAGCGCTCCAAGTACCAGGGCGAGTTGAACCCGGTGTACATCGTGAGCCAAGGCTTCACCGGCTCCGGCGGCAGCGGCACGCGCAACTCCCAGCTCATCCTGCCGATGCTGGAAAAGATCGGGATCAAGCCGAAGATCGAGCTGCTCGACCGCGCGGTCTGGACCAAGCGCCGCAACGGGGGCGACTTCGACATGTACGACGAGGCCTGGATCGCCGACCTGGACCCGGATGAAACGATCTATCCGGAGTGGCACAGCGGCAAGCCCTGGAACTTCGTCGGTTACAGCAACCCGGAGTTCGACAAGCTCATTTCCGATGCCCAGGACACCCTCAACCAGGCCACGCGCAAGAAGCTCTATGACAAGGCTGAGGATATTCTGATGGCCGATGCGCCGCTCGCCGTGCTCGCCCACATGAAAGTGTTCAAGATACTCGGCAAGCGGGTACAGGGCTTCCAGTACATTCCGGTGGACCTGATGAACCTGCATTCGGTCTGGCTGTCCTGA
- a CDS encoding trimeric intracellular cation channel family protein — protein sequence MIYQLDLIGTAVFASAGVLSAGGKRMDLFGVVVVAMVSALGGGTLRDVILGANPVFWVSDPLYLYVAGLAALGTFYAATHVSRIPPAIFLVADAMGLAVFTIIGANKALDFGAPYIVVIIMGIMTGVAGGIMRDMLCAEIPLVLRREIYATACLVGGVMFVVLAHLHAPPSLLVPLPAATVLAVRLAAIYWQLSLPVFDDEYPED from the coding sequence TTGATCTACCAGCTCGACCTGATCGGCACCGCCGTGTTCGCTTCGGCCGGCGTGCTGAGCGCCGGCGGCAAGCGCATGGACCTGTTCGGCGTGGTGGTGGTGGCCATGGTCTCGGCGCTCGGCGGCGGCACGCTGCGCGACGTGATCCTCGGCGCCAACCCGGTGTTCTGGGTGAGCGACCCGCTCTATCTCTACGTGGCCGGTCTGGCTGCGCTGGGGACTTTTTACGCGGCGACCCACGTCAGCCGTATCCCGCCGGCGATTTTCCTGGTGGCCGACGCCATGGGGCTGGCGGTGTTCACCATCATCGGCGCCAACAAGGCGCTCGACTTCGGCGCGCCCTATATCGTGGTGATCATCATGGGCATCATGACCGGCGTGGCCGGGGGCATCATGCGCGACATGCTGTGCGCGGAGATTCCGCTGGTGTTGCGGCGGGAAATCTACGCCACCGCCTGCCTGGTCGGCGGCGTGATGTTCGTCGTCCTGGCGCACCTGCACGCCCCGCCCAGCCTGCTCGTCCCGCTGCCCGCCGCGACCGTGCTGGCGGTGCGTCTCGCGGCGATCTACTGGCAACTGTCGCTGCCGGTGTTCGACGACGAGTATCCGGAAGACTGA